In Clostridium sporogenes, one genomic interval encodes:
- a CDS encoding cyclase family protein yields the protein MKVIDLTHTISKNMPVYPGTEKPKLEVKSTYDKDGFKETLLTMFSHTGTHMDSPAHLFPERRNLDSFLPEQFIGKGLVIDCSDLKEGEKIDMKYIECVKEKANKADFILFHTGWDRYWRTDFYFGDYPCITEEVAQYLIYNKKKGVGVDVIGIDPISDENLTIHRKLFLKTDIVVIENLTRLGEVGNELFTFCALPIKYENSDGAPIRAVAILQD from the coding sequence ATGAAGGTAATTGATTTAACACATACTATATCAAAAAATATGCCAGTTTATCCAGGCACAGAAAAACCAAAATTAGAAGTTAAAAGTACATATGATAAAGATGGTTTTAAAGAAACTTTATTAACTATGTTTTCGCATACAGGAACTCATATGGATTCACCTGCACATTTATTTCCTGAAAGAAGAAATTTAGATTCATTTTTACCAGAACAATTTATAGGAAAAGGATTGGTTATTGACTGTAGTGATTTAAAAGAAGGTGAAAAAATTGACATGAAATATATTGAATGTGTAAAAGAAAAAGCTAATAAGGCAGATTTTATTTTGTTTCATACTGGTTGGGATAGGTATTGGAGGACAGATTTTTATTTTGGAGATTATCCTTGTATTACAGAAGAGGTTGCCCAATACTTAATATATAATAAAAAAAAGGGCGTTGGAGTAGATGTTATAGGTATTGATCCTATTTCAGATGAAAATTTAACTATTCATCGAAAACTTTTTTTAAAAACTGATATAGTTGTTATTGAAAATCTAACTAGATTAGGGGAAGTTGGAAATGAGTTATTTACATTTTGTGCCCTTCCAATAAAATATGAAAATTCTGATGGAGCACCTATTCGTGCGGTAGCTATTTTACAAGATTAG
- a CDS encoding (Fe-S)-binding protein, with product MPKTYFNPGCALSIYKPEIENKILKFLNENYGEVTLHKICCHHNPQLEAGSLIINVCAGCDRRFRSLYEGISTISLWEVLDELDAFQYPDYKGLKLSVHDACPVREKPQVHKDVRNLLKKMNIDVVETKFSGTNSICCGDDFYPKLPIKKVHQKMKERADSMPCNEVCVYCVSCIKSMYIGGKTPRHLIDLLIEQTTEPQIWDTVKWHEQLQDYIDKH from the coding sequence ATGCCAAAAACATATTTTAATCCAGGCTGTGCTTTAAGTATATATAAGCCTGAAATAGAAAATAAAATTTTAAAGTTTTTGAATGAAAACTACGGGGAGGTTACATTGCACAAAATATGCTGTCACCATAATCCGCAACTTGAGGCAGGATCATTGATTATCAATGTATGTGCTGGCTGTGACAGGCGTTTCAGAAGCTTATACGAGGGAATATCAACAATTTCTTTATGGGAAGTACTTGATGAATTGGATGCATTTCAATATCCTGACTATAAAGGCTTGAAGTTGTCGGTACACGATGCCTGTCCTGTGCGTGAAAAGCCACAAGTGCATAAGGATGTACGCAATTTGCTTAAAAAGATGAACATTGATGTTGTAGAAACAAAGTTTTCTGGTACGAATTCAATATGCTGCGGAGATGATTTTTATCCTAAGCTCCCGATTAAAAAAGTTCACCAAAAAATGAAGGAACGAGCAGACTCTATGCCTTGCAACGAGGTTTGTGTATATTGTGTTTCCTGTATCAAATCAATGTATATTGGCGGCAAAACACCTAGACATTTGATTGATCTTCTAATAGAGCAAACAACTGAGCCACAGATATGGGATACAGTGAAGTGGCACGAACAATTACAAGACTATATTGATAAGCATTAA
- a CDS encoding GNAT family N-acetyltransferase — translation MGKIKQTKYNINGKAIIIRHAEVQDAEQLINVIKKVNQETDFLLKDPDEVCLTIKEEKEFIQSQIDSQVDLLIVPEVDGKIVGVCSLNGNTNKKIRHSAQFGLAVEKEYCGMGIGKNLMKSGIEWAKENGIFRITLEVDINNYRAISLYLKLGFEIEGTLRNDKMLSDGSYTSGYVMALLL, via the coding sequence ATGGGGAAAATAAAACAAACTAAATATAATATCAATGGTAAGGCAATTATTATAAGACATGCAGAAGTCCAAGATGCTGAGCAGTTGATTAATGTTATTAAAAAAGTAAATCAAGAAACAGACTTTTTGTTAAAGGATCCGGATGAAGTTTGTCTAACTATTAAAGAAGAGAAAGAATTTATCCAAAGTCAAATAGATTCACAAGTAGATTTATTAATTGTACCAGAAGTTGATGGGAAAATAGTTGGAGTATGCAGCTTGAATGGAAATACCAACAAAAAAATAAGACATTCTGCTCAATTTGGACTAGCAGTTGAGAAAGAATATTGTGGAATGGGTATAGGTAAAAATTTAATGAAATCAGGAATTGAATGGGCAAAAGAAAATGGTATATTCCGAATTACACTTGAAGTTGATATAAATAATTATAGAGCAATAAGCTTATATCTAAAATTGGGTTTTGAAATAGAAGGTACATTAAGAAATGACAAAATGCTATCAGATGGTTCTTATACAAGTGGTTATGTAATGGCATTGCTATTATAA
- a CDS encoding tetratricopeptide repeat protein yields MDRFSFLKIEWPEIYQAICNAEEKSKKDSNTTLIKLAQIVELITKYILKENHIETNTELLDSINLLKDCNNLNSYMVDLFYKIIVVSNKAIYEDYSDQIIAKSFLDKMFEILVWFAIEYGKRDYRKVDLSNMIPKDKDIFNKYIKSKSYNDTEKNIENETIIKPFTINNEEFFKEENNTDINRYEQDVFETKEEFYKRIKNDEIFSLGRVFIEKSNINETDKVVAFPFSIYKSIQIKIPIIDMLYIEKAEFENLSIEEEEYTVFSKLYIIDDKICIDINNIYIEVNNNKCKVHAVVLDISCYESYEKYRNIIYSKKPIPIGMIKLNKNKYDINKNEMPITINYYDWIKKYILNTKAYIEIDRYKAKTLCKENLYYTLNGRLDIFNKKLLIRDYYIQSKSLDKNFKIKLYNSDPMNKLRCLVDKEEIFAMNSIGEMYYKEQNYKEAMYWYKKASDKGNSTSMSNIGFMYYKGKGVEQDYKKAMEWYSKASQAGNFTAMGNIGFMYYNGQGVKQDYKKAMYWYKKSYKEGSSGVMRNIGSMYYEGKGVIKDYKKAMQCYKKASQIDNFNFIKNISDMYYEEKERK; encoded by the coding sequence TTGGATAGATTTAGTTTTTTAAAAATAGAATGGCCTGAAATATATCAAGCTATATGTAATGCAGAAGAAAAATCAAAGAAAGATTCTAATACAACATTAATTAAATTAGCACAGATAGTAGAACTAATAACAAAATACATATTAAAGGAAAATCATATTGAAACAAATACTGAATTATTGGATTCAATAAATTTATTAAAAGATTGTAACAATTTAAATTCTTATATGGTGGATTTATTTTATAAAATAATAGTTGTTTCCAATAAAGCCATTTATGAAGACTATTCTGATCAAATTATAGCAAAGTCGTTTTTAGATAAAATGTTTGAAATATTGGTATGGTTTGCAATAGAGTATGGAAAAAGGGACTATAGAAAAGTTGATTTAAGTAATATGATACCAAAAGATAAGGATATATTTAATAAATATATTAAAAGTAAATCATATAATGATACAGAAAAAAATATTGAAAATGAAACCATTATAAAACCATTTACTATAAACAATGAAGAATTTTTTAAAGAAGAAAATAACACTGATATTAATAGATATGAGCAGGATGTATTTGAAACAAAGGAAGAGTTTTATAAAAGAATAAAAAACGATGAGATATTTAGTTTAGGCAGAGTATTTATAGAGAAGTCTAATATTAATGAGACAGATAAGGTTGTTGCATTTCCATTTTCTATATATAAATCAATTCAAATTAAAATACCAATTATAGATATGTTATATATAGAAAAAGCTGAGTTTGAAAATTTATCCATTGAAGAAGAGGAGTATACTGTATTTTCAAAATTATATATTATAGATGATAAAATTTGCATTGATATTAATAATATTTATATTGAAGTGAATAATAATAAATGCAAAGTTCATGCTGTAGTATTAGATATATCCTGCTACGAAAGTTATGAAAAATATAGAAATATCATTTATTCTAAAAAACCTATTCCAATAGGGATGATTAAACTTAATAAAAATAAGTATGATATTAATAAAAATGAAATGCCCATTACAATTAATTATTATGATTGGATAAAAAAATATATTTTAAATACTAAGGCATATATAGAAATTGATAGATATAAGGCAAAAACTTTGTGTAAAGAAAATTTATATTATACTTTAAATGGAAGATTAGATATTTTTAATAAAAAACTTTTAATAAGAGATTATTACATTCAATCCAAAAGTTTAGATAAAAATTTCAAAATAAAGCTTTATAATTCAGATCCAATGAATAAATTAAGGTGTTTAGTAGACAAAGAAGAAATATTTGCTATGAATAGTATAGGTGAAATGTATTATAAGGAACAGAACTATAAAGAAGCAATGTATTGGTATAAAAAAGCATCAGATAAAGGTAATTCTACTTCTATGAGCAATATAGGTTTCATGTACTATAAGGGAAAAGGAGTAGAACAAGATTATAAAAAAGCAATGGAGTGGTATAGCAAAGCATCACAGGCAGGGAATTTTACTGCTATGGGTAATATAGGATTTATGTATTATAATGGACAGGGAGTAAAACAAGATTATAAAAAAGCGATGTATTGGTATAAAAAATCCTATAAAGAAGGTAGCTCTGGAGTTATGAGGAATATAGGAAGTATGTATTATGAGGGAAAAGGAGTAATAAAGGACTATAAAAAAGCAATGCAATGTTATAAAAAAGCATCACAGATAGATAATTTTAATTTTATAAAGAATATTAGTGATATGTATTATGAGGAAAAAGAGAGGAAATAA
- a CDS encoding biotin transporter BioY, whose translation MKKNLETRDMIYSALFATIIGVSSYIIIPLPISPIPITAQSLAVMLAGCVLTPIQVVLSMLTFLLMGAIGIPVFSGGTAGFGIIVGKTGGYLIGFLIGAIIISLLVRKNKSLVNMMIACFIGGIVVVHILGSAWLGQVTSIGIKKAFLLGSAPFIPGDLIKAIVAVFIGRKLSKSMKGIGIQ comes from the coding sequence ATGAAGAAAAATTTAGAAACAAGAGATATGATATATTCAGCATTATTTGCAACTATTATAGGAGTTTCGAGTTACATTATTATTCCATTGCCCATAAGTCCAATACCCATAACAGCTCAAAGTTTAGCGGTTATGTTAGCAGGATGTGTTTTAACTCCAATTCAAGTAGTTCTTAGTATGCTAACTTTTCTATTAATGGGAGCTATAGGTATTCCAGTCTTTTCCGGAGGAACAGCAGGATTTGGGATTATTGTAGGAAAAACAGGAGGATATTTAATTGGATTCTTAATTGGAGCTATTATAATAAGTCTTTTAGTACGTAAAAATAAATCTTTAGTTAATATGATGATAGCGTGTTTTATCGGCGGAATTGTAGTAGTACACATTCTAGGTTCAGCATGGCTTGGACAAGTTACTTCTATAGGGATAAAGAAAGCTTTTTTATTAGGATCAGCACCTTTTATACCTGGGGATTTAATAAAAGCTATAGTAGCAGTTTTTATTGGAAGGAAACTAAGTAAATCAATGAAAGGAATTGGAATACAATAA
- a CDS encoding branched-chain amino acid aminotransferase: MNKEVNIDWGNLGFNYINTDLRYTSRWKDGKWDEGQLVEDNMISINESSTALHYGQQCFEGLKAYRTKDNKIQLFRPDRNAERMQDSCKRILMPEVPTEKFIDACIKVVKANEHYVPPYGSGATLYLRPFVIGVGDNIGVKPAAEYIFSIFCIPVGPYFKGGMVPVNFTVSDYDRAAPYGTGAVKVGGNYAGSLYPHELAVKKGFADCIYLDPATHTKIEEVGAANFFGITKDNKFITPKSPSILPSITKYSLLHIAKEYLKMEVEERDVLIDNLDEFKEAGACGTAAVITPIGGIEYKGKLHVFHSETEVGPITKKLYDTLYGIQFGEVEAPQGWIVEVK; the protein is encoded by the coding sequence ATGAATAAAGAAGTAAATATTGATTGGGGAAATCTGGGGTTTAATTATATAAATACAGATTTACGTTATACATCAAGATGGAAAGATGGAAAATGGGATGAAGGTCAATTAGTTGAAGATAATATGATTAGTATAAATGAATCTTCAACTGCTCTTCACTATGGGCAACAATGTTTTGAAGGATTAAAAGCTTATCGTACAAAAGATAATAAAATTCAACTTTTTAGACCAGATAGAAATGCAGAACGTATGCAAGACAGTTGTAAACGTATTTTAATGCCAGAAGTTCCAACTGAAAAATTTATAGACGCATGTATTAAAGTTGTTAAAGCAAATGAGCATTATGTGCCACCTTATGGTAGTGGAGCAACGTTATATCTTAGACCTTTTGTAATAGGTGTTGGAGATAATATTGGTGTTAAGCCGGCAGCAGAATATATATTTTCTATATTCTGTATACCAGTAGGACCTTATTTTAAAGGTGGCATGGTGCCAGTAAACTTTACAGTATCAGATTATGATAGAGCAGCTCCATACGGAACCGGTGCAGTAAAGGTTGGTGGTAACTATGCTGGAAGTCTTTATCCACATGAATTAGCTGTGAAAAAAGGATTTGCAGATTGTATTTATCTTGATCCAGCTACTCACACCAAAATAGAAGAGGTTGGAGCAGCTAACTTCTTTGGAATAACAAAGGATAATAAATTTATTACTCCAAAATCTCCATCAATTCTTCCAAGTATAACTAAGTATTCCCTTCTTCATATTGCAAAAGAATATTTAAAGATGGAAGTTGAAGAAAGAGATGTTTTAATTGATAATTTAGATGAATTTAAAGAAGCTGGTGCTTGTGGAACTGCTGCAGTAATAACTCCAATTGGTGGAATAGAATATAAAGGAAAATTACATGTATTCCATAGTGAAACAGAAGTAGGACCTATAACCAAAAAACTTTACGATACACTTTATGGAATTCAATTTGGAGAGGTAGAAGCTCCACAGGGATGGATTGTAGAAGTTAAATAA
- a CDS encoding HAMP domain-containing sensor histidine kinase, whose amino-acid sequence MNNKISVKMVVAFSLIVFLIVTLAVVISSLVVVFLSRFNVFTQPKPLILLGWLGIISIIVSTVIAQIIGKKVLSPISDLNKATKEVAKGNFSTRLSESSWTDEIREMAHSFNIMTYELGNIETLRDDFISNVSHEFKTPISAIEGYATLLQDDELSDEERKEYIHKILISTKRLSSLSGNILQITELENQKILPLEQKYCLDEQIRQTILLFEYQWTKKNITLDINLDNITYIGSKDLLAQVWQNILGNAIKFSHQNGTIQVTLTQTNKEVLIKIKDNGIGMSEEVKNRVFEKFYQGDSSHYSEGNGLGLALVKRIIDICEGTIEISSHEGVGTDFIVKLPK is encoded by the coding sequence ATGAATAATAAAATATCCGTTAAAATGGTAGTTGCTTTTTCTTTAATAGTTTTTTTAATTGTTACTTTGGCCGTTGTTATTAGTAGCTTAGTCGTGGTATTTCTTTCCCGTTTTAATGTATTTACTCAACCTAAACCTTTAATTTTATTAGGATGGTTAGGTATCATCAGCATAATAGTAAGCACAGTAATTGCTCAAATTATAGGAAAAAAGGTACTATCCCCAATTTCTGATCTTAACAAAGCAACTAAAGAAGTTGCTAAGGGAAATTTTAGTACTAGACTTTCAGAAAGTAGCTGGACAGATGAAATAAGAGAAATGGCACATAGCTTTAATATAATGACTTATGAACTAGGTAATATTGAAACCTTAAGAGATGATTTCATTAGCAATGTTTCTCATGAATTTAAGACCCCTATTTCAGCTATTGAAGGCTATGCTACATTGCTACAAGATGATGAATTATCCGATGAAGAACGTAAGGAATATATTCATAAAATACTTATAAGTACAAAAAGATTATCTTCTCTTTCAGGGAATATTTTGCAAATAACAGAACTTGAAAATCAAAAGATTCTACCTTTAGAACAAAAATATTGTTTAGATGAACAAATCAGACAAACTATTTTATTATTTGAATATCAGTGGACAAAGAAAAATATAACTTTAGATATTAATCTAGACAATATTACTTACATTGGAAGCAAAGATTTGTTAGCTCAAGTATGGCAAAATATTTTAGGGAATGCCATTAAATTTTCTCACCAGAATGGAACAATACAGGTAACATTGACACAAACAAATAAGGAAGTTTTAATTAAAATAAAAGATAATGGTATAGGCATGTCTGAAGAGGTTAAGAACCGAGTGTTTGAAAAGTTTTATCAGGGAGATAGTTCACATTATTCAGAGGGGAATGGATTAGGTTTAGCACTTGTGAAAAGAATTATAGATATATGTGAAGGAACTATAGAAATCTCAAGCCATGAAGGAGTAGGTACAGACTTTATTGTCAAACTTCCTAAGTAG
- a CDS encoding response regulator transcription factor: MFKVLVVEDDPALRKLFCTVLNKNGYKSIEAKDGNSALDVLYKEYIDLIISDIMMPNMDGYTLTKLIRESNNNVPILMITAKETFSDKQEGFRVGTDDYMVKPIDVNEMILRVGALLRRSQIINERRIVIGETIFLYDFLSVKYNNKELVLPQKEFYLIYKLVSTPNKIFTRQQLMDEIWGIESETDPRTVDVHINRLRDRFKDNKDFNIITIRGLGYKVVKQ; encoded by the coding sequence ATGTTTAAAGTATTAGTAGTAGAAGATGACCCAGCTTTGCGCAAACTTTTTTGTACAGTACTTAATAAAAATGGATATAAATCCATTGAAGCTAAAGATGGAAACAGTGCATTAGATGTATTATATAAAGAATACATAGACTTAATTATTTCAGATATAATGATGCCGAATATGGATGGTTATACGCTCACAAAATTAATAAGAGAGTCAAATAATAATGTGCCTATATTAATGATTACTGCAAAAGAAACATTTTCTGATAAACAAGAAGGTTTTAGAGTAGGTACGGACGATTATATGGTCAAACCTATTGATGTGAATGAAATGATTTTACGTGTAGGTGCCTTGCTTAGACGATCACAAATAATCAATGAACGAAGAATTGTAATAGGTGAAACGATATTTTTATACGACTTTCTAAGTGTTAAATATAATAATAAGGAATTAGTATTACCCCAAAAAGAGTTTTATTTAATTTATAAACTTGTATCTACACCTAATAAGATTTTCACACGACAGCAATTAATGGATGAGATATGGGGCATAGAATCTGAAACAGATCCAAGAACAGTTGATGTTCATATAAATAGATTACGGGATCGGTTTAAAGACAATAAAGACTTCAATATTATTACAATTAGAGGATTAGGTTATAAGGTGGTTAAACAGTGA
- a CDS encoding ABC transporter ATP-binding protein/permease, translated as MLQIKDLKKVYTTGEFEQTALDGVSIDFRQSEFVAILGPSGSGKTTLLNMLGGLDQYDSGNMIINGLSTKKFGESDWDTYRNNSVGFIFQSYNLIPHLSIVDNVEMGMTLSGVPKSEKRQKATYVLEKVGLGNHIHKKPNQLSGGQMQRVAIARALANDPEIILADEPTGALDTQTSEQIMDLIKEIAKDKLVIMVTHNPELAEEYADRIVSFSDGKIVSDTNPFVSENNSNDYKPKKTSMNFLTALKLSGNNIVTKKWRTALTAFASSIGIIGVALVLSLSNGFNKQINEFEKDSLSNYPISIEQNSMSLGMSPSSKSKDKEKTEFSNKSMIYPYDSSENAAVHANAISTEYVDYIKKIDSSLINGISYTRNVNMNILKKQDGKVVSMNTSAAAFSTYPSKGDSFETDYLKSYYDVLAGSYPKNEKELVLVVDKYNQVDTSILEALGFSADSKNINFDSMIGTEYKLIYNDDYYTQSGKYFTVNGDTTNLENLYNNKNAVTLKISGIIRIKEDANVSNLSTGIVYSDQLAQDFIENAKNSKIVLAQKEAKYNVMNGNLLTEKTSTTTAAVHPAPNMTTNITSNVETKDNVLASLGATSSPTSISIYPVNFEAKDNITTYLDDWNKELKEEDQIVYTDMASMITSLTGNIMDGITIVLVAFAGISLVVSMIMIGIIIYISVLERTKEIGVLRALGARKKDITRVFNAETFIIGFCSGGLGIAITYLLTIPVNSILYKFTDLNNVAQLNPLHAIALVITSIVLTMIGGAIPSKMAAKKDPVIALRSE; from the coding sequence ATGTTACAAATAAAAGATTTAAAAAAAGTTTATACAACAGGAGAATTTGAACAAACTGCACTTGATGGTGTTAGCATTGACTTTAGACAAAGTGAATTTGTTGCTATTTTAGGTCCAAGCGGTTCAGGTAAAACAACTTTATTAAATATGCTTGGAGGCTTAGACCAATATGATTCGGGAAATATGATTATTAATGGCTTATCCACAAAAAAATTTGGTGAGTCTGATTGGGATACATATCGTAATAATAGTGTAGGATTTATCTTTCAAAGTTATAATCTCATCCCACATTTAAGTATTGTAGATAATGTAGAAATGGGTATGACCCTTTCTGGGGTACCAAAATCAGAAAAAAGACAAAAGGCCACTTACGTTTTAGAGAAAGTTGGTTTAGGCAACCATATACATAAAAAGCCTAATCAATTATCTGGGGGACAAATGCAACGTGTTGCCATTGCTCGTGCATTAGCAAATGATCCTGAAATTATCCTTGCTGATGAACCAACAGGGGCTCTAGATACTCAAACAAGCGAACAAATAATGGATTTAATTAAAGAAATCGCAAAAGATAAACTTGTGATTATGGTAACTCATAATCCTGAATTAGCAGAAGAATATGCTGATAGAATTGTAAGTTTTTCTGATGGTAAAATTGTTTCCGATACCAATCCCTTTGTATCAGAAAATAACTCAAACGATTATAAGCCTAAAAAAACGAGTATGAATTTCCTTACAGCACTTAAGCTATCTGGAAATAATATTGTTACTAAAAAATGGCGAACAGCACTTACTGCCTTTGCATCCAGTATAGGAATTATTGGTGTTGCCCTTGTTTTATCTCTATCAAATGGATTTAATAAACAAATAAATGAATTTGAAAAAGATTCTCTTTCCAACTATCCAATAAGTATTGAGCAGAATTCAATGTCTCTTGGAATGTCTCCATCTTCCAAATCCAAGGACAAGGAAAAAACTGAATTTTCTAATAAATCAATGATTTATCCATATGATTCAAGTGAAAATGCTGCTGTTCATGCTAATGCAATCTCAACTGAATATGTAGATTACATCAAAAAAATAGATTCCAGTTTAATTAATGGAATTTCTTACACAAGAAATGTAAATATGAATATATTGAAAAAGCAAGATGGCAAAGTAGTAAGCATGAATACTTCAGCTGCTGCATTCTCTACATATCCTTCAAAAGGTGATAGTTTTGAAACAGATTATTTAAAATCATACTATGATGTATTAGCAGGTAGTTATCCAAAAAATGAAAAAGAATTAGTGTTAGTTGTTGATAAATATAATCAAGTTGATACTAGTATCCTTGAAGCATTAGGTTTTAGTGCAGATTCTAAAAATATAAATTTTGATTCTATGATAGGAACAGAATATAAATTAATATATAATGACGATTATTATACTCAATCCGGTAAGTATTTTACAGTTAATGGAGATACTACAAACTTAGAAAATCTTTATAACAATAAAAATGCAGTTACATTAAAAATTAGTGGTATCATTCGTATAAAGGAAGATGCTAATGTGTCTAATTTATCCACAGGTATAGTTTATTCAGACCAGTTAGCCCAAGACTTTATAGAGAATGCTAAAAACTCTAAAATTGTTCTTGCACAAAAAGAAGCAAAATATAATGTTATGAATGGTAACCTTCTAACAGAAAAGACTAGCACAACAACTGCAGCAGTTCATCCAGCACCTAACATGACAACCAATATTACATCTAATGTTGAAACTAAAGATAATGTACTTGCATCTTTAGGTGCTACGTCTTCTCCAACATCTATTTCAATTTATCCTGTCAATTTCGAGGCAAAAGATAATATTACTACTTATCTTGATGATTGGAATAAAGAACTAAAGGAAGAGGACCAAATTGTCTACACTGATATGGCATCTATGATTACTAGTTTGACTGGGAATATTATGGATGGTATTACCATTGTTTTAGTAGCTTTCGCTGGAATTTCTTTAGTTGTTTCTATGATTATGATAGGTATTATTATCTACATTTCTGTACTTGAAAGGACCAAAGAAATAGGTGTTTTACGTGCTTTAGGAGCAAGAAAAAAAGATATAACTCGAGTATTTAATGCTGAAACCTTTATCATCGGATTTTGTTCAGGTGGGCTAGGTATTGCCATCACATATTTATTAACTATTCCAGTAAATTCAATTTTATATAAATTTACTGACTTGAATAATGTTGCTCAATTAAATCCATTGCATGCAATTGCATTGGTTATAACTAGTATTGTTCTTACAATGATAGGTGGTGCAATACCATCAAAAATGGCAGCTAAAAAAGATCCTGTTATTGCTCTTAGAAGTGAGTAA